The nucleotide sequence CTGTACAAGCAAATCAAATACCaacataaactaaaataaactaGAAGAAGCGGTGATCAACAGGACTGTATGGAGGAAAATGAATCATAGACTGACTGAAAATCGACCTTAATTAAACagataattgtttatttaaatattccatcgcacatggtgtgtgtgtaaatcacaATTGCAACATGTGTCAAAATATTCAcaatgtgaatttttttatcctattgtGCAGCCCTAGATATCCGTTAACAGtttacttttgtttaaactCCCAAAGGTgtgtcatttacagtacatatgacACATCTCAAAATGTCAGACCTCAGTTCAGCAATGGGGTTCTCCCTTTTCACACAGATCGTGTTTCACCCCATCACTCCCACTGCTCCAGGAGAATTACACTTCACTGCCTCACATGGAGTCAGTTTTTTCCccaatttctgtttttttttccatcactgTCTTAATGATATAATGCTGTATTCTAGGTTAGTGGTTGTCGCctcttatttttaattcatggtTTTCAACGTCTTATGTCAATTGAATGAGCTTATGAATGAGTTTGTTATTTAAGCCTAATCCTAAAttaagtttgttttttccttcatttgAATTTTATAGATAACCTAGTGCAACAATGCAGACAATTAAATGTGTAGTAGTTGGTGATGGTGCTGTGGGTAAAACCTGCCTCTTGATTTCATACACCACAAACAAGTTCCCATCGGAGTACGTACCAACAGTAAGTATGTGAGCGGttttctcctcttcttcctcctctctgTGTAGTATTACTAGTATTGTATTTGTGCCCGCAAATAGGTAATTATCTATAGATTCTAATATTAAACTTCCACAACTTTAACatctaaatgaaacaaaaaatgtttcttatgtaatggttttcttttcattttcaggTGTTTGATAACTATGCTGTTACTGTAATGATTGGCGGCGAACCTTACACTCTTGGATTATTTGACACTGCAGGTATCGTGTTGTCTTTGTGTATCCCACTTGGCTCAATATTCTTTTCCTGCTTgtgatttactttttaaaaacaattaactgCTCAAAACTAATAGAAGGTCATATTAAAGGTAATATATGTAGAAATTTATATttctacagttacagtttcatAGAGGTTAGAGAGGAGCACCTAAAGCAAAAGACTGAAAATCTagatgtcttttcttttttcaggtcAGGAAGACTATGATCGGTTGCGACCCCTCAGCTATCCCCAAACTGATGTCTTCTTAGTTTGTTTCTCTGTAGTTTCACCATCATCCTTTGAAAATGTCAAGGAAAAAGTATGTTTTCtttcagcaaaaacaaaatcatggtttcaaaatacaaaattttattttaatatattgataataattaaagaaattgtttctaagcatttcttttcttcctcttgCATACAGTGGGTGCCTGAGATTACTCATCACTGTCCAAAGACTCCATTCCTTTTGGTTGGAACTCAGATTGACTTACGAGACGATCCCTCAACCATTGAGAAGCTTGCCAAGAACAAGCAGAAGCCTATAACTCCAGAGACTGCCGAGAAACTTGCCAAGGATTTAAAAGCAGTGAAATACGTAGAATGTTCTGCTTTAACACAAGTGAGTTTTACCAAACTAAATGGCgtcttaaaaatgtatttaattttccaCCGGAACTGCAGTGTGATTTAGTCACCCTTGGCTGGTGTTAGTTGTTTGACGTTATTTAGCTATTATACTCacaaaaagtacaaaattaGACATAATTATTTTGAACATATTTCATTTGGGTCAAAAGGGAAACAATTCTGTATGATAAATAATTTCCATGTCCTTTTTCAAAACGTTTTGATCATATTTTATGGGGAAAAACCCTGAACAAGTACAActgcatccaaaaaaaaaaagtgaacgtCACACATATTCTAGAGTCATTATGTgtgaagtgaaatatttcatgcCTTTTTAGTATAAAATTTGATGACTGCTTACAGCTTATAGttgagtgaggctggagtcagtgcatcaagagcctaTATGCATAGACATCTTCAGGGAAGGGGTTACATCTGTCCTATTCCTAGACACTTCTGAACCACAGACAATGTCAGTAgggtcttacctgggctaaggagaaTAAAAAAACGGGACCATTGCTAAGTCGTCCAAAGTAAATTCTGTAGTTATGTAAAGTCTGCAGGAAGAGTCGATAGGTGCAGAATCCAAGTTCAGTGTGAGGTTTCAGTCTGTGATCATTTGaggtgccatgtcatctgctggtgttggttcaCTGTGTTTTATCTTCTTGTTGACTAACTTAATGCTTTTTCTAGCAGCAGGACTTAGCACCTGCCCAGAGTggcaaaactaccactaactgtCCGTGattttactgtgcttgattAGCCAGCCAAGTCAACTGACCTAAGACCCAATAGAGAATCTAGGGGGGTATTGTTGAGGAAGAAGAGAAACACCTGATCCAACAATACAGATGAGCTGTAGGCTGGTCTTTAATAATGCGTCAGCATTGCCACAGGCCTCAATGCAATAGCTTACCGATGCAGCATTTAGTGTATAACTCAACATACTTTTTGGCAGTTAGTGCCTTCCTTTTAGAGAATGCATTGAAGTGCTAAATTCATGAACAAGATAAAgcgttataaatataaataaagggtACTTGGACTACTTTTTTGATGTAGCGAGTAATTTAATGCGTTAGATCGTTAGATCGATTTTATTtaatccgttatttagacaattcaTGTAATGAATTAcctgagccagacagcagtcatcctcaatccgttagtgtgtgtgtgtaagtcgtCCTACAAGGCTGTCCTCctttgttattcctgctgttatacccctatctcacctatgcggttcgACTTTGCGAGGGCCGACGCgctgaaagatggaaacctaatcacatcGCCAAACCGCGTAGGTAAGATAGGaatattagtagttaacagatcaTGGGCCAAAcatcactgagtgatgatggtagaataattttaaaggtcttgactaaaacaacatgcctGAGAATACATGAGAGCACAaagaagttttcattttctgcaatagaaaagtactctaactagttacttactagttaatgtaactgattactttttaaatacaataattttgtaatgtaataagTTACTTTAAGAAGTAACGTTCATAAAGATATCAGCACTGAAACAAAACTTTCATATCGTACCACTACGATTTGCTGTACAGCCCTAATGCAAGCTTTATTCTGACCTTCTTCAGTTCTTTATTAGACAGTGAAATTTCTAACAgtttatttcctcttttttatttgtagaaaGGGCTAAAGAATGTGTTTGATGAAGCCATACTCGCTGCGCTGGAGCCGCCAGAGCCCAAGAAGAAGCCCAAATGTGTTCTTTTATGAGTTCAACTTTGCCATAGGTCCTTTCAGGCATAAACCGTCTCTATGACCATTTATCTATCTGGATCTAAATCAGTTCTAGTTTGCATTGAGGAAAGGACTAACTATAGcaactattatgctttttctgtctttttttgccTTGAATTGTCATCTGAATTAAGAAAAATTAATAGAATAAGCGTAAGTTAAGAGAGAAATTTGTCACAAAGGTTATCTTAATTTAAGGTTATATTTCATTAGTATATTTATCTCAAATGGTAATAAGAAGACATCGTTACGGCTACCGAAGACTTTtaaattcagttatttattccTGCTCAATATTGTGACAATATTAACCTGTTTAGTTTGCTGAAATAGATAAACACAAAATCATAAGAGTAACTAATGAATTTAAAACTATTGAAATGGTGTTATTTTGTACAAATTGTCATGTATCTGTAAAATATTAGGTTTTTTCTTTTCGACAGAAAACCAGGACAGTGTTATTGCATATGATTTCATTTAGAGGCATAACTGATCTATCAGAGCATCCTTAACTGTTGGCTGTGCTGTAGCTCTAACTGCCGGACCTGAAGAAAAATGGCTTAATAGGCTAAAAATACAAGCAACAGGTGAACCAAAGCTCGCTTTTTTCCTTAAATCCATTTGCTTTCAACTAGCCACAGCATAGTTAAGTTAATTACCCACTGATAccattctgtttatttttaccaCAAAGGCTTGTTTAgccatacaaaaagaaaaaaaaaaaaaaaagtaatttgacAGTCACATGTggttacacaaaacaaaaccttcattccaaaatattttaaaaaacaaacaaaactatttACATAAGTGTGATGACCGATTACATTTGGATTCATTGCAGACCAGGTTGTACTTTTTACCTTATGTATTACATTATCAATCCTAAATTTAATCTGATATTACAAATGCCAGTTGTCCCTAATAACcttgttttagtgttttttccATCACCTGACTGAGTTTATCATAATTGTGTGTGAAGTTGGTCTTTTGCCATTCGAATACATTctaggttttgttttttaatatatatttttatatggtGGACTGTTTCGTTACAGAAAGTTATCACATGTGAATATTAcctcaaaataaacattttcaatgTTTAACACAATTTTGTGTGTGAAGCAAATCCTTATTGTACAAAATGTGTCACCTTTAAACCAAATTTATCAACACTCATTTCTATTATGGACACCCACTGCAACTATCAGAGTAAATATGGTTTGAAAGACTTTattaatgtgaaaataaaacatgaacgCAAATAGTGATCTTAAGACAACTAGTAGACTAACACCTTTACATGCACACTCTCTTGGGGGGTTCTGAATTCTCTTTTTCTGAAAGTGCTTCTCTCTTTGGTGCAGTTTTATCTTTTCTGTCTTCAGGAATCTTCTGTTCTGCTTCCACATGACCCTACAAGTACAGGAAAGAAAACTCACCGTTTAGACAAAacttctttgttcttacaaAAAAGGAACTGAACAGACGTTTTTCCCAAAATTGCTATTCTTCTTCCGAGTTTCAATGGCCACAAGGCTAAGCCATATCCTATTGGTAGAGAGACAGCCAGAGTTTAGGCTTTTAACTCTGGAGCTGTATAAGACAGACGTTTTAACTGTCTCTTTAACTAAGCAAAAGAGCaaatcttatttttattgtctattctaatattatttaaaccaaaaagtgtgtttaagtaaataaatactaaCCTTGTTCTTTTGTGTTGCATATTTTGCCGTCCATCTTTGTGCCTTCTCCATATACAatgctttgttgtatttaaattctgacgactgaaaaaaaaaaaaaaaaaaacatttttaacaaagaaaaaaaaaactgggtaaaaaaaaaaaaaggggagaaGTAAGTCTCCAAACTCACAATATCTGCCATTAATGGGTCATCTGGATTTGGCTCTGCCATAAGAAGCTGTACTGAGCTTAGCACTGTGGAGATGTTCAGCGATGGCCTCCATGCTCCCTAGAAATTTGCAGCTCACAAAtttagcatgtactgtatatcaggttgtcttgatattcagtacaaccagctaaaaaaactattacaattgaaataaatagattaatattattatattatttaaatattatccCAGCATTTGTCTTGTTGGGCAGGATTTTTAAAATTCGTATTTGAGCAGTGGCCCAATGCCATGGCTTCTGAGTGATTATTCATCTAACATGTCTTGTTTATTTAGAAAGTTTTTCAGGaaaatattttagtaaataAATTACAAGAGTTTAAACGAAGCTTGTTAGCTTATCTGGAAAGTAAAACTGACCTGAGATAAGTTGTTAAGAAATTaagaaaatcttaaaaaataataataaattaaattagtaaaacctttttttaatcacacactcactttgGGTGGCAATTTCAGCACATCAAGACAAATCCGGCCAGCATTATCAATATTGGGGTGGTAGATAGGTGTCAGGAAGCGCATTTTGGGAGGTTCAAATGGATACCTTCAAACAAAAAGATTATGTACTTATGAGAACTCAGTACATGACAAATCTAATGTCAttatcacaaaaaataaaaaatcacaaacaCTCACCTGTCAGGGATCTTTATCTCCAGTGTAAACAGCCCACCATCATACGGAGTGTTGGCGCCCCCAACGATTTCTGCACAACATGAAGGATTTAGTAAAATCAGCAATCATAAAAATTTACTTGACTGTACTTTGTCATCTGCACTGCATTATTTAAACAGAGGAACATAGTAAATCCTACAATAGTAATCACATTAAGAAGATAGAAAAATTACAAGAATATTATGCCACCATTCTATCATTATCCCCTAATTCTATTTAATGGTACTGTATTATTAAACACAGTGATGACCAGGCTTACTTAATTCTTACTTGTCCTCATGCATCTAAAATGAATGCTAAATAGCTACCCTCTCTTGTAAAAGTTACAGAATAGTGCTGCACAATCacaataaaatctaaattacaATATGTCAATGATCAAATAGTTCATTGCAAAATGCTGCAATTACCTTTCAGGGAGTATGCACTATAAAGTACTAAACGTTAGAACACAGCttctaattataatttttttaagggatctatttctacattctagaacaacacTAGATTCTTTCAAACaatatgaaataacacaaatggCATTAGGTAGTTAAGTAACAACAATTATTTGTTATCTTAAGACAGGGAGTTCAGCTGTCCGGGGACAGAtcctgcaaaaacagtattgtcaagtaaAAATGGAAAAGCCATCAAGTACCAGGATAAAACGGGCCCTCATGAAGACCTGcccaggaaagcaaaaccaaatTGTACCTCTTCTGCAGAGAAGTAATTCATTTAGATCTTAAGAAGTagacacatcttaatatcaactgttcaaaataGATTagtgcatattttggatgcatttatccaaaaaaaaagttgtaatgtagaaagaatatatatatatcaggaaCGGCCATAGAATTaggaaggtgtgtccaaactttgaaccagtagtgtactgtacatcactgtgTTTACTAGATGTCCAGTAAGTAAATAGGGAAGAGCTGGGAAACACAGGCATGATGCTATGTGTGCTGTTTGAAGTGCGTAATTTCAATTATCTTTGAGTGGATGAATCCCCTGGCTGATGCACTCTTACCAGTGCAACACAGTTTGTTGAATCTgtcatgcaaaataaatattaatctgGTCAATAGTGTACTACAGAAAAACTGCACAGGGACAGAGGAACTAGAGACACTAGTGCTGCAATAAATGTGAGGTGAGAACTGACGGGCCTGCAGCTCCTCCACTCTGTCCTCCAGCTGCCAGCAGGAAACCCCAGGCGGTGGCTCAGTGCTCAACATCTGCAGCTCACGCTTTAGACGACTGCTTCTCTGCATGTTGTCTGGGAGGAACAGTACCAACACAAACAAGATTGAAAACTTAAAACATTCGTGACAAAATAAAGTAACGACTGTAGTTATCGCGAGAGTTGAGTCTACGGCGATGTTATGATATCGCCACTAAACTCTCTTCCAAGCTAGTAACATTGACAGCCTTTGTTAGTAGTTTAAATTGGTTTCAATTATTACTTAATAAATACAgacattattttgtttgttagtttctGATTTAACTTTACCGGGCTTCAGGACGTTGTTTTGCTGAACGTTGCTTTGATTTTTCCCGGCTGAAATTTAGTACGTCATGCGCACGCGCGTTCCTACGTCCAGCGCAAAGCCTCATGGGTGTTAAAGAATTTGTGACGAAGAGCGCATAAGAGCCCCGGAAGGATTCTGTACTGTTTTAATGCGGACTAAACAAAAACGTGGTGCtgcaaaataaaagtaaaatgtaggTCATATCCTGTAAAGAAACATTAGGGTGAACTGAGTTAGGGATGAACAAAGTACTTAAAAATAAACGCCTTTGATGCGggtgttaaaataaaatgatggaaacggtgtgcgtgtgtgaaaatTATGTTTTAGACTGTAAAAGGATTACTCagttacatatactgtatgattacaatttattctgtaaattaatgtaattaatatcaCTATGGATAACACAATTGATAGATGGCCTCCTAGGAATATTGTGTCAGATGAtaataaaaacagcaacaacttTATGAGCTATGTAAACaacaaatgattttattttatttttttaaataatgaacatCTCACACttgaaatgtttaatgttatgaAACGTACAAGTTTGGGGTTTTCAGGACAGAACTGATTGCACCTTCCAATTTCTAAGTAACACAGACTGAGTCCTATATGAGTTTAGTGGCATGTCCAGTAATATGACAATTGTCAATCTCTCATGCttgcaattaaataaacaaagcaaTGACCATGATAATCCATGTTAATTAAGTCTGCAGGTGTTCTTTATTCTGTTTAGTGTAGCTCATGTAATACAAATACACCAATGAGCTCTCACAAAGCACTACAACAGAAATGATGCGCGCACACCTAATATCATTAGGTTAGAGAAACTCTTTCTCTATAGTACCtcctctttctgtttttgtttctttaagttCTCGATGACGGAGAGGTGCAGGCTCTCCAACATCCACAGAAGCCCTTACGGAAAAAAAATATGGCGATATATTGTacaatataatgcaatataataaataataaatttccagatataggaaactagtgcttatatttgttaatatattgcaatacaTGAATGGACCATGTATATTGCAATGCtgacaaaaacaatatttttaaacatcactgttttattgaaacaatattgaaactttatgcatgttttagaataatacacaaACTTTTACTTTGTCGGTGTGCTCTGAGTAAGGAAATTCCAAGATAAGATTTTatgtacagtgcatccggaaagaaTTCaaagcgcatcactttttccacattttgttatgtcacaacctcattctaaaatggattaaattattttttttcctcagactcctacacacaacaccccataatgacaacatgaaaaaagttaacttgagatttttgcaagtttattaaaaataaaaaaaattgagaaagtgcatgtacagtattcacagcttttgccatgaagctcaaaattgagctcaggcacGTCCTGTTTCCCTGATCATCCCTGAGATGTTTTTGCAGCTTAATTagagtccacttgtggtaaattaaGTTGACttgacatgatttggaaaggtacacacctgtctatataaggtcccatagttgacagttcatgtcagagcacaaaccaagcatgaagtataactgttatctcttctcttctgctctctctcctgctctttctcttccctctctctctctccttccctctctctctgtcgagctacacatgttgttcctgagctgccagtgaaccagactccctctgccctccggacctgtctgacccatcttggtgccccgcttctggttgaagatctcgtcacatggatgccccgtgtgtctctttgggatgcgtctggtgtctggggatgattctctctacctagaaaattgttctggcctcgactggtgttggcagctatttctctgaggacttgactgttcaatagttcaggactggaattttctacaagtctacctgagttttcaataactaactagactccatattaacatcaattaacatcaactgttatgctgaactgcctgccaactaacacacagtatgaatgcagatcaattcctgctttctgttttacccaaatgtggacgggttccctgttgagtctggttcctctcaaggtttcttcctaataccatctcagggagtttttccttgccactgtcgccctcggcttgctcaccagggactatctgaccattttgattcatacacattcacattccatacaaacttaaatagttctttgagtgtgtaaagctgctttgggacaatgccaattgttaaaagcgctatacaaataaaattgaattgaagtcaaaggaattgtctgtagacctccgagacaggattttctcgaggcacaaatctggggacggttacagaaaaatttgtgctgctttgaaggtcccaatgagcatattggcctccatcatctgtaagtggaagaagtttgaaaccaccaggactcttcctagagctaaACTGAGCGATGGGGGGAGAAGGGCATTAGTttagggaggtgaccaagaacccgatggtcattCTGTCaaagctccagaggtcctctgtggagagaggagaaccttccagaaggacaaccatctctgcagcagtCCATCactcaggcctatatggtatattttatttttaataaatttgcaaaaatctgttgtcattatggggtgttgtgtgtagacatctaagggaaaaaatgtaatttaattcattttagaataaggctgtgacataacaaagtggaaaaagtgatgtaaTAAAGAaacgcatatatatatatatatatatatatatatatatatacactgaacaaaaatacaaacgcaacacttttgtttctgctcccatttttaatgagatgaactcaaagatctgaaacgtttt is from Clarias gariepinus isolate MV-2021 ecotype Netherlands chromosome 22, CGAR_prim_01v2, whole genome shotgun sequence and encodes:
- the cdc42l2 gene encoding cell division cycle 42 like 2, translating into MQTIKCVVVGDGAVGKTCLLISYTTNKFPSEYVPTVFDNYAVTVMIGGEPYTLGLFDTAGQEDYDRLRPLSYPQTDVFLVCFSVVSPSSFENVKEKWVPEITHHCPKTPFLLVGTQIDLRDDPSTIEKLAKNKQKPITPETAEKLAKDLKAVKYVECSALTQKGLKNVFDEAILAALEPPEPKKKPKCVLL
- the ube2t gene encoding ubiquitin-conjugating enzyme E2 T, encoding MQRSSRLKRELQMLSTEPPPGVSCWQLEDRVEELQAQIVGGANTPYDGGLFTLEIKIPDRYPFEPPKMRFLTPIYHPNIDNAGRICLDVLKLPPKGAWRPSLNISTVLSSVQLLMAEPNPDDPLMADISSEFKYNKALYMEKAQRWTAKYATQKNKGHVEAEQKIPEDRKDKTAPKREALSEKENSEPPKRVCM